GCCGCAATGGACGGCGCAAGTCGCTGGAAACAGACGCTGAATATCACGCTGCCGGGTATGTTCCCAACGATTATCCTGCTGGGTACGCTGAGTCTTGGTAATGTACTGAATGCGGGTTTTGATCAGGTGTTTAACCTGTATAATCCGCTGGTATATGAAACGGGCGATATTATCGATACTTTTGTATACCGTATGGGTCTGATCAACATGCAATATTCATTTGCAACAGCGATTGGACTGATGAAATCGGTGATCAGCTTTGTTCTGATCGTGATTTCCTACAGACTGGCTTCGAGGTATGCGGGGTACAGAATTTTCTAGGAGGGTTAGCATGATTCAATCCAAATCGCTCGGCTCCAGGCTATCCCGCCTGTTGATTATGTTTGCGTTAATTCTGATTACGTTCATGTCCTTGGCGCCGATTGTCAATACCATTATGGTGTCCGTCAGCAGCAGTACAGCTGTTAATGCAGGTCGGGTCTATTTTTTTCCAGTGGAGCTGAATTTCTCATCGTATGGCCAGATTCTGAATGATACGAAGTTTTGGAAGGCTTTTTTCATCTCGGTCGAGCGGGTGGTGCTGGGGGGAGCAATCAACATGTTTTTGACCATTCTCATGGCCTATCCGTTGTCACGAAGCGTCACACAATTCAGATCGAGAAACACATATATGTGGATTATTGTGTTTACAATGCTTTTCAGCGGCGGAATCGTTCCATGGTATATGGTCATCAGCAAGTTGGGGTTAATTAATAGCATTTGGGCGCTGGTTCTGCCGGGGGCAGTTCCTGTCTTTAATGTGATTCTC
This window of the Paenibacillus marchantiae genome carries:
- a CDS encoding carbohydrate ABC transporter permease; translation: MIQSKSLGSRLSRLLIMFALILITFMSLAPIVNTIMVSVSSSTAVNAGRVYFFPVELNFSSYGQILNDTKFWKAFFISVERVVLGGAINMFLTILMAYPLSRSVTQFRSRNTYMWIIVFTMLFSGGIVPWYMVISKLGLINSIWALVLPGAVPVFNVILLMNFFKGIPKELEEAAFIDGASPLKILLKIFIPISMPSLATIMLFVIVGHWNNFFDGIILINDSSKIPLQTYLQQLSLTRDQMQNLSVEQLQQFNKISNTTLNSAKILVSMIPILMIYPFLQRYLIHGIVLGAVKE